The Micromonospora sp. Llam0 genome includes a window with the following:
- a CDS encoding acyl-CoA dehydrogenase family protein produces MDLRLSAEQAALRELAARFADREVAPYAADWDRQEAVDPAIVGKLGEVGFLGLTIDESDGGSGGDHLSYCLVLEELGRADAAVRGIVSVTLGLVAKTIAGHGSDEQRTRWLPRLCAGTALGCFALTEPDVGSDAASLTTRAVRDGDDWLLTGSKMFISNGTTADVALVFARSGGAGPRGITAYLVPTDAPGLQRREIHGKLGLRGQATAELALDGVRVSDADRLGPVGGGFRIALTALTKGRMSVAAGCVGLARACLDTAVRHAGQRTQFGRPIAGHQLVQRLLAGIAVRTDAARLLVWRVADLIDRGEPFATEASMAKLFASEAAVDAANDAIQVLGGYGYIDEYPVGRYLRDARVTTLYEGTSQIQELLIGRALTGVNAFSHPPSTS; encoded by the coding sequence ATGGACCTTCGCCTCTCCGCCGAACAGGCCGCGCTGCGCGAACTCGCCGCGCGGTTCGCCGACCGCGAGGTGGCGCCGTACGCCGCCGACTGGGACCGCCAGGAGGCGGTCGACCCGGCGATCGTCGGCAAGCTCGGCGAGGTCGGCTTCCTCGGCCTCACCATCGACGAGTCCGATGGCGGATCCGGCGGCGACCACCTGTCGTACTGCCTGGTCCTGGAGGAACTGGGCCGGGCGGACGCTGCCGTTCGTGGCATCGTCTCGGTCACCCTCGGCCTGGTCGCCAAGACCATCGCCGGCCACGGCAGCGACGAGCAGCGGACCCGGTGGCTGCCCCGGCTGTGCGCCGGAACGGCCCTGGGCTGTTTCGCGCTGACCGAACCGGACGTCGGCTCGGACGCCGCGTCGCTGACCACCCGGGCCGTGCGCGACGGCGACGACTGGCTGCTGACCGGCAGCAAGATGTTCATCAGCAACGGCACCACCGCCGACGTCGCCCTGGTGTTCGCCCGCAGCGGTGGGGCCGGCCCGCGGGGAATCACCGCCTACCTGGTCCCCACCGATGCCCCCGGCCTGCAGCGCCGCGAGATCCACGGCAAGCTCGGCCTGCGTGGACAGGCAACCGCCGAGCTCGCCCTCGACGGGGTCCGGGTGTCCGACGCAGACCGGCTCGGCCCGGTCGGCGGCGGCTTCCGGATCGCCCTCACCGCCCTCACCAAGGGCCGGATGTCGGTCGCCGCCGGCTGCGTCGGCCTCGCCCGGGCCTGCCTGGACACGGCGGTACGTCACGCGGGCCAGCGGACCCAGTTCGGCCGGCCGATCGCCGGCCACCAGCTGGTCCAACGGCTGCTCGCCGGGATCGCGGTCCGGACCGATGCCGCCCGGCTGCTGGTCTGGCGGGTCGCCGACCTGATCGACCGGGGCGAGCCGTTCGCCACCGAGGCGTCCATGGCCAAACTGTTCGCCAGCGAGGCGGCGGTCGACGCGGCCAACGACGCGATCCAGGTGCTCGGCGGGTACGGCTACATCGACGAGTACCCGGTCGGCAGGTACCTGCGCGACGCCCGGGTCACCACCCTCTACGAGGGCACCAGCCAGATCCAGGAACTGCTCATCGGCCGCGCCCTCACCGGCGTGAACGCCTTCTCGCACCCACCGTCCACCAGCTGA
- a CDS encoding acyl-CoA dehydrogenase family protein, protein MDFGLSTEERAIRDTARDFITREVVPLESELLRRERAHQPGLPRDELRELQRRARTFGFWGLATPEEYGGMDLPAVMQSLIWTEIGRTVVPFRFGGEADNILFRADPDQRREYLLPTIEGERASCFAITEPGAGSDAANIRFRARRDGDDWVLNGEKTFITGGNEADFAIVVAVTDPERDVRAGGATAFLVDRAMGWRSEFIPTMGEGGPAALIFDDVRVPGRNVLGAVGEGFRLGMEWIGKGRYTIPSHAVGIAERALRMAIDHATTRHTFGRPIGDNQAISWMIADSETELEAARWLILRAAWTVDAGLDPRHASSMAKLYGAGMVNRVVDRVLQIHGGMGYTRELPIERWYRLVRLYRIFEGTDEMQRLIIARDLLRGYTMLGGHLA, encoded by the coding sequence ATGGACTTCGGACTTTCCACTGAGGAACGGGCGATCCGGGACACGGCGCGTGACTTCATCACCCGGGAGGTGGTGCCGCTGGAGTCGGAGCTGCTGCGCCGCGAGCGGGCGCACCAGCCCGGGCTGCCCCGCGACGAGCTGCGCGAGCTGCAGCGCCGGGCCCGCACGTTCGGCTTCTGGGGCCTGGCCACCCCCGAGGAGTACGGCGGGATGGACCTGCCGGCCGTCATGCAGTCGCTGATCTGGACCGAGATCGGCCGGACGGTGGTGCCGTTCCGGTTCGGCGGCGAGGCGGACAACATCCTGTTCCGGGCCGACCCCGACCAGCGGCGCGAGTACCTGCTCCCGACCATCGAGGGGGAGCGCGCCAGCTGTTTCGCGATCACCGAGCCGGGCGCCGGTTCCGACGCGGCGAACATCAGGTTCCGCGCCCGCCGCGACGGCGACGACTGGGTGCTCAACGGGGAGAAGACCTTCATCACCGGGGGCAACGAGGCGGACTTCGCCATCGTCGTCGCGGTGACCGATCCCGAACGCGACGTCCGCGCCGGCGGGGCCACCGCGTTCCTGGTGGACCGGGCGATGGGGTGGCGCTCGGAGTTCATCCCCACGATGGGCGAGGGCGGCCCGGCGGCGCTGATCTTCGACGACGTGCGGGTCCCGGGCCGCAACGTGCTCGGCGCGGTCGGCGAGGGGTTCCGGCTGGGCATGGAGTGGATCGGCAAGGGGCGCTACACCATCCCCTCACACGCCGTCGGCATCGCCGAACGGGCCCTGCGGATGGCGATCGACCACGCTACCACCCGGCACACCTTCGGCCGACCGATCGGGGACAACCAGGCGATCAGCTGGATGATCGCCGACTCGGAGACCGAATTGGAGGCCGCCCGCTGGCTCATCCTGCGGGCCGCCTGGACCGTCGACGCGGGTCTCGACCCACGCCACGCCTCCTCGATGGCGAAGCTCTACGGCGCCGGAATGGTCAACCGTGTGGTGGACCGGGTGCTGCAGATCCACGGCGGCATGGGCTACACCCGTGAGCTGCCGATCGAGCGGTGGTACCGGCTGGTCCGGCTCTACCGCATCTTCGAGGGCACCGACGAGATGCAACGACTGATCATCGCCCGCGACCTGCTGCGCGGCTACACCATGTTGGGAGGGCATCTGGCATGA
- a CDS encoding DUF2752 domain-containing protein, translating to MAGPDGVAVQRPVGDAPTPPGDGPAPPGDAYSYPDAHFHDHQQYAYQPQAQPDRFTGLVNRLWARSPRWLAPLAVLGCIGAAAGYTVITDPTTSSAEAAPSCLLKLTTGLDCPGCGGTRAVWYLLNGDLGAAARHHLLVVFAVPFLLYVYLAWVGQQLFRWRLPQLSLSPTAVGWSLGVWLAFSVLRNLPWEPFSWFYV from the coding sequence ATGGCGGGTCCAGACGGCGTGGCGGTGCAGCGGCCCGTCGGCGACGCTCCGACCCCACCGGGCGACGGTCCGGCACCGCCCGGCGACGCCTATTCGTACCCCGACGCCCACTTCCACGATCACCAGCAGTACGCGTACCAGCCGCAGGCCCAACCGGACCGGTTCACCGGCCTGGTCAACCGGCTCTGGGCGCGGTCGCCGCGCTGGCTGGCCCCGCTGGCGGTGCTCGGCTGTATCGGCGCGGCCGCCGGCTACACGGTGATCACCGATCCGACGACCAGCAGCGCGGAGGCGGCGCCCAGCTGCCTGCTGAAGCTGACCACCGGGCTGGACTGCCCGGGCTGCGGCGGGACCCGGGCGGTCTGGTACCTGCTCAACGGTGATCTCGGCGCTGCTGCCCGGCACCACCTGCTGGTGGTCTTCGCCGTTCCGTTCCTGCTCTACGTCTACCTGGCCTGGGTCGGCCAGCAGCTGTTCCGGTGGCGGCTGCCGCAGTTGTCGCTCAGCCCGACGGCGGTCGGCTGGTCGCTGGGCGTCTGGTTGGCGTTCTCGGTGCTGCGCAACCTGCCGTGGGAGCCGTTCAGCTGGTTCTACGTCTGA
- a CDS encoding TetR/AcrR family transcriptional regulator, translated as MPRPRQALLSRERIIETAAALIDADGLAVFSTRRLAAALGVRGPSLYNHFATKDEIIDAVVDNVTTRVDVSFFGTLDWREALRRWGYSYRAALAAHPNIVPHLAQGPGRRPASLAMADAVYGGLVAAGWPPARATHIGALMRYFVTGSALGSFARGFGEDPAFYAEQYPHLGQAHRLPEHQKQVDEGAFALGLEALIDGLARTYERTVGPLPPLSPIDETY; from the coding sequence ATGCCACGGCCACGGCAGGCGCTGCTGAGTCGGGAACGGATCATCGAGACGGCAGCGGCGCTGATCGACGCGGACGGGCTGGCCGTGTTCTCCACCCGCCGCCTCGCCGCCGCGCTGGGGGTACGCGGTCCGTCGCTCTACAACCACTTCGCCACCAAGGACGAGATCATCGACGCGGTGGTGGACAACGTCACGACCCGGGTGGATGTCTCGTTCTTCGGCACGCTGGACTGGCGGGAAGCGCTGCGCCGGTGGGGGTACTCGTACCGGGCGGCGCTCGCCGCCCATCCGAACATCGTGCCGCACCTGGCTCAGGGACCCGGCCGTCGACCGGCCTCGCTGGCGATGGCCGACGCGGTCTACGGTGGACTGGTTGCGGCCGGTTGGCCGCCGGCCCGGGCCACCCACATCGGTGCCCTGATGCGCTACTTCGTGACCGGTTCGGCACTCGGCTCGTTCGCGCGCGGCTTCGGCGAGGACCCCGCGTTCTACGCCGAGCAGTACCCACATCTCGGCCAGGCCCACCGGCTCCCCGAACACCAGAAGCAGGTCGACGAGGGCGCCTTCGCACTGGGGCTGGAGGCGCTGATCGACGGGCTCGCCCGGACCTACGAGCGCACGGTCGGCCCACTGCCGCCCCTGTCGCCGATCGACGAGACGTACTAG
- a CDS encoding YggT family protein: MGPLLALLSLLLLVFQLLLVARAILDWSTVLAGPSPRDSLRSRATAALHTVTEPVLAPVRRVLPPLRVGGAAIDLSFIVVFVAIALIRVLLP; encoded by the coding sequence ATGGGTCCCCTGCTCGCACTCCTGAGTCTGCTGCTGCTGGTCTTCCAGTTGCTGCTCGTCGCCCGCGCGATCCTCGACTGGAGCACGGTGCTGGCCGGGCCGAGCCCGCGCGACTCGCTCCGCTCCCGCGCGACCGCCGCCCTGCACACGGTGACCGAGCCGGTGCTGGCCCCGGTCCGGCGGGTGCTGCCGCCGTTGCGCGTCGGCGGCGCCGCCATCGATCTCTCCTTCATCGTCGTCTTCGTCGCCATCGCGCTGATCCGGGTGCTGCTGCCGTGA
- a CDS encoding alcohol dehydrogenase catalytic domain-containing protein — MSAGPAGDVATSGSPVRAVVARAPGQPPRVERITLPPVGPGQVRVGIRAAGVCHSDLSMTNGTITPEYPLVLGHEAAGEVLEVAAGVDRVAPGDPVVLNWAPPCRRCWYCQRDEPWLCERAGAASVPRGRTAAGEQLHVTLGLGALAEEVVVGEQAVVGVPVGLPYEVAALLGCAVLTGTGAVRRTAGVRAGESVAVIGLGGVGLSVVAAARAAGAAPVLAVDLAAAKADLAVAAGATDFLIADASLTRAIRARTDGRGVDHAIECVGRAGTIRAAWRATRRGGQVTVVGMGSADDTVGLSALEIFHSARTLRSSVYGSSDPDRDLPALARDLLAGDLDPAVLITDRTDLDGAAAAFARMARGEGARTVVLP; from the coding sequence ATGAGCGCCGGTCCGGCCGGCGACGTGGCGACGTCGGGATCCCCGGTACGGGCGGTGGTGGCCCGGGCCCCCGGGCAGCCGCCCCGGGTCGAGCGGATCACGCTACCGCCGGTCGGCCCCGGTCAGGTCCGGGTCGGTATCCGGGCCGCCGGTGTCTGCCACTCCGACCTGTCCATGACGAACGGCACCATCACGCCGGAGTACCCGCTCGTACTGGGGCACGAGGCGGCCGGCGAGGTGCTCGAGGTCGCGGCGGGGGTCGACCGGGTCGCGCCCGGCGACCCGGTGGTGCTCAACTGGGCACCACCGTGCCGGCGGTGCTGGTACTGCCAGCGCGACGAACCATGGCTGTGCGAGCGTGCCGGTGCCGCCTCAGTCCCCCGGGGACGCACTGCGGCCGGCGAGCAGCTGCACGTCACCCTCGGCCTCGGGGCGCTCGCCGAGGAGGTGGTCGTCGGCGAGCAGGCCGTCGTCGGGGTGCCGGTCGGGCTGCCGTACGAGGTCGCCGCGCTGCTCGGCTGCGCCGTGCTCACCGGAACCGGCGCGGTACGGCGTACCGCCGGGGTCCGGGCCGGCGAGTCGGTCGCGGTGATCGGCCTCGGCGGGGTCGGCCTGTCGGTCGTCGCCGCGGCCCGGGCGGCCGGCGCGGCACCGGTGCTCGCCGTCGACCTCGCCGCCGCCAAGGCGGACCTGGCCGTCGCGGCCGGTGCCACCGACTTCCTGATCGCCGACGCCTCGCTGACCCGGGCGATCCGGGCCCGCACCGACGGCCGCGGCGTCGACCACGCCATCGAATGCGTCGGGCGGGCCGGCACCATCCGGGCCGCCTGGCGCGCCACCCGGCGCGGTGGCCAGGTCACCGTGGTCGGGATGGGGTCGGCCGACGACACCGTCGGGCTCTCCGCCCTGGAGATCTTCCATTCGGCCCGTACCCTGCGCTCCTCGGTCTACGGCTCCTCCGACCCGGACCGCGATCTACCCGCGCTGGCCCGGGATCTCCTCGCCGGCGACCTCGACCCGGCCGTCCTGATCACCGATCGCACCGACCTGGACGGTGCCGCGGCGGCGTTCGCCCGGATGGCCCGGGGTGAGGGCGCCCGCACCGTGGTCCTGCCCTGA
- a CDS encoding aldehyde dehydrogenase family protein, with the protein MVEERTDLYLAGRWVTAATRERLPVHNPSSEELIATVPGGTAADVDRAVAAARAAFDGWADTAPQTRATCLRRLHTALTARTEEITHTVAREVGTPLRVAARVQVGLPLTVLAGYVELAARPPRPETVGNSLVLREPAGVVGAITPWNYPLHQMMAKLAPALAAGCPVVLKPSELTPMVAYLLFEAIDEAGFPPGVVNLVTGTGPEAGAALAAHPDVDVVSFTGSTAVGRHICHLAADRIARVTLELGGKSANVILPDADLPTAVRVGVGNALLNSGQTCTAWSRMLVHRDRYAEAVDEAARVADGYRTGDPFDPRTRLGPLVSATQRDRVRRHVERGLADGGRLVAGGPDAPLPERGWFVAPTVIADVDPDAHLAQEEVFGPVLAILPVDDDEHAVAVANNSRYGLAGAVWSADEERAVRVARRIRTGMVDINGGAFNPLAPFGGYKQSGLGREFGTYGLDEFLQTKAIQR; encoded by the coding sequence ATGGTGGAGGAACGGACCGACCTGTACCTCGCCGGGCGCTGGGTCACCGCCGCGACCCGGGAACGCCTGCCGGTGCACAACCCCAGCAGTGAGGAACTGATCGCCACCGTGCCGGGCGGCACGGCAGCCGACGTGGACCGGGCCGTCGCCGCCGCCCGCGCCGCCTTCGACGGCTGGGCCGACACCGCACCGCAGACACGGGCCACCTGCCTGCGCCGGCTGCACACCGCGCTCACCGCCCGCACCGAGGAGATCACGCACACGGTCGCCCGGGAAGTCGGCACCCCACTGCGGGTCGCCGCCCGCGTCCAGGTCGGCCTGCCGCTGACCGTACTCGCGGGCTACGTCGAGCTGGCCGCCCGGCCGCCCCGGCCCGAGACGGTCGGCAACTCGCTGGTGCTGCGGGAACCGGCCGGGGTGGTCGGGGCGATCACCCCGTGGAACTACCCGCTGCACCAGATGATGGCCAAACTCGCCCCGGCGCTCGCCGCCGGATGTCCGGTGGTGCTCAAGCCGAGCGAACTGACACCGATGGTGGCGTACCTGCTCTTCGAGGCGATCGACGAGGCCGGCTTCCCGCCCGGGGTGGTCAACCTGGTCACCGGCACCGGTCCGGAGGCCGGCGCGGCACTCGCCGCACATCCCGACGTGGACGTGGTCTCGTTCACCGGCTCGACCGCCGTCGGCCGGCACATCTGCCACCTGGCCGCCGACCGGATCGCCCGGGTCACCCTGGAACTGGGCGGCAAGTCCGCCAACGTGATCCTGCCCGACGCCGATCTACCGACCGCCGTCCGGGTCGGAGTCGGCAACGCCCTGCTCAACTCGGGACAGACCTGCACCGCCTGGTCCCGGATGCTGGTGCACCGGGACCGGTACGCGGAGGCGGTCGACGAGGCCGCCCGGGTCGCGGACGGGTACCGGACCGGCGACCCGTTCGACCCCCGGACGCGGCTGGGTCCACTCGTCTCGGCGACCCAGCGGGACCGGGTCCGCCGCCACGTCGAACGCGGCCTCGCCGACGGCGGCCGGCTGGTCGCCGGCGGGCCGGACGCCCCGCTGCCGGAGCGCGGCTGGTTCGTCGCCCCCACCGTGATCGCCGACGTCGACCCGGACGCCCACCTGGCCCAGGAGGAGGTCTTCGGGCCGGTGCTGGCGATCCTGCCGGTCGACGACGACGAACACGCCGTCGCGGTCGCCAACAACTCCCGGTACGGGCTGGCCGGCGCGGTCTGGTCGGCCGACGAGGAACGGGCGGTACGCGTCGCCCGACGGATCCGCACCGGCATGGTCGACATCAACGGGGGCGCGTTCAACCCGCTCGCCCCGTTCGGCGGCTACAAGCAGTCCGGTCTCGGCCGCGAATTCGGCACCTACGGGCTGGACGAGTTCCTGCAGACCAAGGCGATCCAGCGATGA
- a CDS encoding winged helix-turn-helix domain-containing protein: MPVPESLSLAQARRIALAAQGFADPAPTGVPTRRHLRRVLDRVGLIQIDSVNVLQRAHYLPLYSRLGPYPTDLLDRAAAHAPRELFEYWGHEASLIPVDLQPALRWRMARARDDAWGGIRRIAVEQPELVARVLAEVREHGPVTAAQIEQDTMRPSGNWGWNWSAVKTALEYLFWAGEISSAGRTSTFARRYDVPERVLPPRVVAASTPSEAQAHRQLVEVAARCLGVAAEPELRDYFRLSAAAVRPVVADLVADGILRPVRVQGWSQPAYLHHRARLPRWIRAATLLSPFDPVVWERARTERLFGLRYRIEIYVPAAQRVHGYYVLPFLDGDRLTALVDLKADRAAGVLRVPAAWPVPGATTDPEQTATALAGELARMAGWLGLSQVAAPAAGDLAGPLTRALGAAGARAVVVG, translated from the coding sequence ATGCCCGTACCAGAAAGTCTCTCGCTCGCCCAGGCCCGCCGGATCGCGCTGGCCGCCCAGGGCTTCGCCGACCCCGCGCCGACCGGGGTGCCGACCCGGCGGCACCTGCGCCGGGTGCTGGACCGGGTCGGCCTGATCCAGATCGACTCGGTCAACGTCCTGCAGCGCGCCCACTACCTGCCGCTGTACAGCCGGCTCGGCCCGTACCCGACCGACCTGCTGGACCGGGCCGCCGCGCATGCTCCCCGGGAGCTGTTCGAGTACTGGGGTCACGAGGCGTCGCTGATCCCGGTCGACCTGCAGCCGGCACTGCGCTGGCGGATGGCCCGCGCCCGCGACGACGCCTGGGGCGGCATCCGGCGGATCGCCGTCGAGCAGCCTGAGCTGGTCGCCCGGGTGCTCGCCGAGGTCCGCGAGCACGGCCCGGTCACCGCCGCGCAGATCGAGCAGGACACGATGCGGCCGAGCGGCAACTGGGGGTGGAACTGGTCGGCGGTGAAGACCGCACTGGAGTACCTGTTCTGGGCCGGCGAGATCAGCTCCGCCGGGCGGACCAGCACCTTTGCCCGCCGCTACGACGTGCCGGAGCGGGTGCTGCCGCCCCGGGTCGTCGCCGCGTCGACGCCGAGTGAGGCGCAGGCGCACCGACAGCTGGTCGAGGTCGCCGCCCGGTGCCTGGGCGTGGCCGCCGAGCCGGAGCTGCGTGACTACTTCCGGCTGTCGGCGGCGGCGGTCCGGCCGGTCGTCGCTGACCTGGTCGCGGACGGCATCCTGCGCCCGGTCCGGGTGCAGGGCTGGTCGCAGCCCGCCTACCTGCACCACCGGGCCCGGCTGCCGCGCTGGATCCGGGCCGCCACGCTGCTCAGCCCGTTCGATCCGGTGGTCTGGGAGCGGGCCCGCACCGAGCGGCTGTTCGGGCTGCGGTACCGGATCGAGATCTACGTGCCGGCCGCGCAGCGGGTGCACGGCTACTACGTACTGCCGTTCCTCGACGGCGACCGGCTGACCGCGCTGGTCGACCTCAAGGCGGACCGGGCCGCCGGGGTGCTGCGGGTGCCGGCCGCCTGGCCGGTGCCGGGTGCCACCACCGATCCGGAGCAGACCGCGACCGCCCTGGCCGGCGAGCTGGCCCGGATGGCCGGCTGGCTCGGCCTGTCGCAGGTCGCGGCACCGGCCGCCGGCGACCTGGCCGGGCCGCTGACCCGGGCGTTGGGCGCCGCCGGTGCGCGCGCCGTGGTCGTCGGCTGA
- a CDS encoding MaoC family dehydratase gives MRIFATTEDLAAAVGESLGPGDWFPVDQTRVDGFAAATDDHQWIHLDPQRAADGPYGVTIAHGLLTLSLIPALMRRLYQVEGVRTAVNYGLNKVRFPAPVRTGSAVRAEAVIAAVDPVDGGVQVVMAVTVTADTAGKPVCVAETVSRLLTGASR, from the coding sequence ATGAGGATCTTCGCCACCACCGAGGACCTGGCCGCGGCCGTGGGTGAATCGCTGGGACCGGGGGACTGGTTCCCGGTCGACCAGACCCGGGTCGACGGGTTCGCTGCCGCCACCGACGACCATCAGTGGATCCATCTCGACCCGCAACGGGCGGCCGACGGGCCGTACGGCGTCACGATCGCCCACGGCTTGCTCACCCTGTCGCTGATCCCGGCCCTGATGCGCCGGCTCTACCAGGTGGAGGGAGTGCGGACGGCCGTCAACTACGGGCTCAACAAGGTCCGGTTCCCGGCTCCGGTCCGCACCGGATCCGCCGTACGGGCCGAGGCCGTCATCGCCGCGGTCGACCCGGTGGACGGCGGCGTGCAGGTGGTCATGGCGGTGACTGTGACCGCCGACACCGCAGGCAAGCCGGTCTGCGTCGCCGAGACGGTGAGCCGGCTGCTGACCGGAGCGTCCCGGTGA
- a CDS encoding AMP-binding protein — MTALSLAAVLAESARRHPDTVAVVDGASRITYAELWLEARCHAAALTELGVRPGDRIALFAPNVADFPRVYYAALAAGAVVVPVHLLLTPAEAGYVLRDSGVTLVVCHTALLALGAAAATLAGVEVVTVGPAAPGSDLRRLEDIGDGLAPLPSYRTRSAEDPAVVLYTSGTTGTAKGALLTHLNLVMNATVNAFDANEARASDVVLGCLPLFHSFGQTVAMNGTFRVGATLVLLSRFSGPAALDLMVRERVDVFHGVPTMYIALLEAARNREVLPSLRLCISGGAALPTTVLERFNTAFRTTIYEGYGLSETSPTATTNQPWSGTRAGSVGHPVWGVEVEIARAELADRIELLGVGELGEIVIRGHNVFAGYLGRPEATEEAIVDGWFRSGDLGRKDADGFVFIVDRKKEIVIRGGFNVYPREVEEVLARHPAVGQVAVVGVPDARHGEEICAVVVPDSTAGPVPTEAELVDWARGHLGRHKYPRIVRYVDSLPLGPSLKVRKRELRESMRQEMAVDRADQG, encoded by the coding sequence GTGACCGCCCTGTCGCTGGCCGCCGTGCTGGCCGAGAGCGCGCGGCGGCACCCGGACACCGTCGCGGTGGTGGACGGGGCGTCCCGGATCACCTACGCCGAGCTGTGGCTGGAGGCCCGCTGCCACGCCGCCGCCCTTACCGAGCTGGGCGTGCGACCCGGCGACCGGATCGCGTTGTTCGCCCCCAACGTGGCCGACTTCCCCCGCGTCTACTACGCGGCGTTGGCGGCCGGCGCGGTGGTCGTGCCGGTGCACCTGCTGCTCACCCCGGCCGAGGCCGGGTACGTGCTGCGCGACAGCGGTGTCACGTTGGTGGTCTGCCACACCGCGCTGCTGGCGCTCGGTGCCGCCGCGGCCACGCTTGCCGGGGTGGAGGTGGTGACGGTCGGTCCGGCGGCGCCCGGGTCGGACCTGCGGCGGCTGGAGGACATCGGTGACGGCCTGGCACCACTGCCCTCGTACCGGACGCGGTCGGCAGAGGACCCGGCGGTGGTCCTCTACACCAGTGGGACCACCGGCACCGCCAAGGGCGCCCTGCTCACCCATCTCAACCTGGTGATGAACGCGACTGTCAACGCCTTCGACGCCAACGAGGCCCGTGCCAGCGACGTGGTCCTCGGCTGCCTGCCGCTGTTCCACAGCTTCGGCCAGACCGTCGCGATGAACGGCACCTTCCGGGTCGGCGCGACCCTGGTGCTGCTGAGCCGGTTCAGTGGTCCGGCCGCGCTCGACCTGATGGTCCGGGAACGGGTGGACGTCTTCCACGGCGTGCCGACGATGTACATCGCGTTGCTGGAGGCCGCCCGAAACCGGGAGGTGCTGCCGAGCCTGCGGTTGTGCATCAGCGGCGGGGCGGCACTGCCGACCACGGTCCTGGAACGCTTCAACACGGCGTTCCGGACGACCATCTACGAGGGGTACGGGCTCTCCGAGACCTCTCCGACCGCCACCACCAACCAGCCGTGGTCCGGCACCCGGGCGGGCAGCGTCGGGCACCCGGTCTGGGGGGTCGAGGTGGAGATCGCCCGCGCGGAGCTGGCGGACCGGATCGAACTGCTGGGCGTCGGCGAGCTCGGTGAGATCGTGATCCGGGGACACAACGTCTTCGCCGGTTACCTCGGCCGTCCCGAAGCCACCGAGGAGGCGATCGTGGACGGCTGGTTCCGCAGTGGCGACCTCGGTCGCAAGGACGCCGACGGGTTCGTCTTCATCGTTGACCGGAAGAAGGAAATCGTGATCCGGGGTGGCTTCAACGTCTACCCCCGGGAGGTCGAGGAGGTCCTGGCCCGACATCCGGCGGTTGGCCAGGTCGCGGTCGTCGGCGTACCCGACGCCCGGCACGGCGAGGAGATCTGCGCGGTGGTCGTGCCGGACAGCACCGCCGGCCCGGTGCCGACCGAGGCCGAGCTGGTCGACTGGGCGCGTGGCCACCTCGGCCGGCACAAGTATCCCCGGATCGTGCGGTACGTCGACTCGCTGCCGCTCGGACCTAGCCTCAAGGTGCGCAAACGCGAGCTGCGGGAGTCGATGCGCCAGGAGATGGCGGTCGACCGGGCGGACCAGGGCTGA
- the fabG gene encoding 3-oxoacyl-ACP reductase FabG encodes MSRFTDRTAVVTGAAQGIGAATAHRLAGEGAAVAVVDLVADGARTVADEITAAGGRAVAIGCDVTDADAVEAMTAQVVETFGGLHVLVNNAGITRDNLLFKMPVEEWDAVLAANLTSMFLCCQAAQRQMVTARYGRIVNLSSRSALGNRGQANYAAAKAGVQGLTATLALELGPFDIAVNAVAPGYVATPMTAATAVRTGSDPAAHQQRAAEQIPLRRVAQPAEIASVIAFLASDDASYVTGQTLYVNGGAR; translated from the coding sequence ATGTCCAGATTCACCGACCGCACCGCCGTGGTGACCGGCGCCGCCCAGGGCATCGGCGCGGCGACCGCGCACCGGCTCGCCGGCGAAGGAGCCGCCGTGGCCGTGGTGGACCTCGTCGCCGACGGCGCCAGGACCGTCGCCGACGAGATCACCGCAGCCGGTGGCCGGGCCGTCGCGATCGGCTGCGACGTCACCGACGCCGACGCGGTGGAGGCGATGACCGCGCAGGTCGTGGAGACCTTCGGCGGCCTGCACGTGCTGGTCAACAACGCCGGGATCACCCGCGACAACCTGCTGTTCAAGATGCCGGTCGAGGAGTGGGACGCGGTGCTCGCCGCCAACCTGACCAGCATGTTCCTGTGCTGCCAGGCGGCCCAGCGGCAGATGGTCACCGCCCGGTACGGCCGGATCGTCAACCTGAGCAGCCGGTCCGCGCTCGGCAACCGGGGCCAGGCCAACTACGCGGCGGCCAAGGCCGGGGTACAGGGACTCACCGCCACCCTGGCGCTGGAACTCGGCCCGTTCGACATCGCGGTCAACGCGGTCGCGCCGGGGTACGTGGCGACCCCGATGACCGCGGCCACCGCGGTCCGCACCGGCAGCGACCCGGCCGCCCACCAGCAGCGGGCCGCCGAACAGATCCCGTTGCGCCGGGTCGCCCAGCCGGCCGAGATCGCCTCGGTCATCGCCTTTCTGGCCAGCGACGACGCCTCGTACGTCACCGGGCAGACCCTCTACGTCAACGGCGGCGCCCGCTAG